The Chthoniobacterales bacterium genome segment CCTAACACTGCGGCGACGAAGGCCTTGAGCCCAGCGCTGATGCCCATGAGCGGGTCGATGCTGGGCTGCTGGATCGATGTTAGGATGCCCGCCGCGCCGGCCAGAGCGGAACCTAACCCAAATGTAAACGCAATGACGACGCTGTTGTTAATGCCCATGAGCGAGGCGGCGACGGGGTTGAAGGACAGCGCGCGCATGGCCATGCCCATCTTCGTATGCAGCACGATGTGGCGCAGGCCAAAGAGCAAAATGACGGTGACTAACATCGAAATGGCGGCGCTCAGTTGGATACCCAATTCCGAGATTCGTCCCCACGTTTCTGGCAGGCTGATGTAGCGGTCGGTGAGGATTTCCGGGAACGATTTGGGGTCGGCTCCGAAGAGAAACTGGCCGCCATTTTCCAAGAACAATGAAACTCCGATGGCGGTGATGAGAACAGTGAGTTTCGGACGATTGCGCAACGGGCGATAGCAAAGCCACTCGATGCCAATGCCGATGAGCGCGCAGAGGATCATGGTGACGAGTAGCATCGAAATCAGCACGCCATAGCCCGGCTGATCGCCAAAGAGCCGAAGCATTTTTGGCCCGATATAAAATCCGGCAAAAGCTCCTAACATATAGACGTCGCCGTGGGCGAAATTGATAAACCGCAACACCCCGAAGACCATGGTGTAGCCCAGCGCGATCAGGGCGTAAATGGAGCCTTGGGCCAGTCCGTTGATGAGTTGTTGGAGAAACTCTAACATTTTATAGCCACACTCAGTTCGTCTCCATGCATTCCCTCTGTGGCTAATTTTCCTTACGGAGCGACAGCTTGCTCGAACTGGAATCCGCCGTCTGCGATTTTCAAAATCACCGCTGGCTTACGGGCGTTGCGCTGCTCGTCGAGCGTGATGCTGCCCGTGATGCCGGGGTGATCCTTCGTCGCGGCGATGGCTTCGCGCAGTTTGTCGCCGTCGGTGGTGCCTGCCTTTTTGATCGCCTCAGCCAGAATCATCGCGCTGTCATAGCCGAGCGCAGCCATGTCGTCAGGCACTGCGCCGTTTTTGGCTTTGAATTTCTCCACAAAACTCTGCACGACCGGCGACTTGTCCTGGGCCGAGAAATGGCAGGAGAAAAACGAGCCGTCGAGCGAGTTGCCCGCGACTTTCAACAACGAATCGCCCACCCAGCCGTCGCCGCCGAGCAGCGGACATTTCAACCCGAGGAGCTTCGCCTGCTTGGCGATCAGCGAGACTTCGCCGTAATAGCCGGGCAGAAAAATCGCCTCGGGCTTCAGCGATTTCATCGAGGTGAGCTGGGCTTTGAAATCCTTGTCGCCCGTGCTGTAGCTCTGTTCCTTCACAATCTCGCCGCCATTTTTTTTGAAGCCTTCGACGAAGAATTTCGCCAGACCCACGCTGTAATCCTGCTTCACATCGGTCAGCACCGCGACCCGTTTCCAGCCCTTTGACTGGGCAAACTTGGCCATCACCGTGCCTTGAAAAGGGTCGATGAAGCAGACGCGGAAAATGTAATCGCCCACCTCAGTCACCTTCGGATTCGTTGAAGCCGGGGAGATCATCGGGATCTTGTTTTGCTGGCAGATCGGAGCGGCTTCGAGCGATTTGGAGGACGCGACCTCGCCGAGCACGGCGATGACTTTATCCTGGGAAATGAATTTCTGAACAATGGTCGCAGGCTGGCCTGCGGTCGATTGATCGTCCTCAGTAATCAGCTTGATCTTTTTCCCGAGGAGGCCGCCGGTGGCATTGATTTCGTCCACGGCGAGTTGGGTTCCTTTGTGGGACGACTGGCCGAAGCTGGCGTTGCCGCCAGTGAGCGAGGCAAATTCGCCTACGACGATTTCATCGGCAGCAAAAAGAGAAGCAGCGAGTCCGGCGGTGGCGAGCATGGAAAGGAGAAGTGTTTTCATGAAAGAAGAGAGTTTGGTCAAGTGGACGCGCCAGAGTAGGTAATGCGCCAGAAACTTCAATCATCAAAAACACGGCTCGCCACTCTGCAAAAGCCGAAGTTTTAATCTAACCAACGGCGGCGATCAAAAGCCGAAATGATGCGGGTCGGGGCCGAAGCGTTTGCCGCAATTCAAGGCCGAGATGGCCTCCATTTCGCTCGAACTCAACTCAAAGTCGTAGAGATCCGTATTTTCTTGGATGCGACCTGCGTTCGACGACTTCGGAATCGTGACCACGCCCTGCTGCAAATCCCAGCGTAGGACGATTTGCGAGGGCGATTTGCCGTGCGCGTCAGCGATGGCGCGGAGTTCCGGCACGTCCTTCACCGTGCCTTGCATGATCGGCGACCACGCCTCCTGCACAATGCCGTGACGGCGATTTAGCGCCAGTAATTCGGGTTGGGTGAGATACGGATGAAACTCGACCTGGTTCACCATCGGCGGCGTGTCGATGCGAGTGAGAAACGATTCCAACTGGTCGGGCATGTAATTGCAAACGCCGATCGCCCGGGCGCGACCATCGGCGAGCAATGTCTCCATCGCGCGCCAAGCCGCCGCGTCGGCCGTCGGAATCGGCCAGTGCAGCAGTAAAAGATCGACATAATCCGTGCCGAGGAGCCGGAGCGAATCATCGGCAGCCTTCAAAACGGCCTCGGTGCCGCCGCGAATGTCGTCGTTCCAGACCTTCGTCGTGAGAAAAATCTCACCGCGCGGGATACCGCTGTCGCGAATGCCTTCGCCCACGCCGTCCTCGTTTTCATATGCGGCTGCGGTGTCGATGTGGCGATAGCCGAGTTCGAGCGCGATGCGAACAGCCGTCTGCGCCTCGCCGTCGGGTTTCATTTTCCAGGTGCCAAAGCCGAGCATCGGCATGGCGGCTCCGGTGGCGAGGGTGACGCTGCTCCGAATGTCGGTCGCGGGATTATCGGTGATCATTACATGGGAAACGAAGTTGCGAGCCGTGCGGTTGTTTCGGAGTGCTCTGATTCGAATCGCGGTGAAATGGGAAAGCTGATTTATTTCATGGGCTTGCGGTCGAATTGCTGCTAAAACACCCCCCATGGCCACACCCAACTATTCATTTGAAAAACGTCGCAGAGATCTGGAGAAGAAAGCAAAGAAGGAGCAGAAGCGCCTGGACAAACTGGCCGCAAAAGCCGCCGGCACCAGCGGCCTGAGCGACGGTGAAACCGAACCCGCCGAGGGCGAGGAAGCCGCCGATGACGAGGAAACCGGGGAAAAGAAGACCGAGGAGTAGGGCGGTCTGATGTTAGAAACGGCTAACATCGCGGCATGAAACACTGGATAGGCACCTCGGGATTTCAATATCCGGAATGGAAGGGGACGTTCTATCCAGAGACGATGCCTGTTAGCAAGATGCTGCCGTTTTATGCGGAGCGATTTTCCACCACGGAGATCAATTATTCTTTCCGCCGCATCCCGAGTCCGAAGACGATCCAGGGCTGGTCGGATGCAACTCCGGCTCGGTTCAAGTTCAGCCTGAAGGCGCCGCAAAAGGTGACGCACTTCGCCAAGCTGCGCGATTCTGCGGACACTCTGAACTACTTCGAGAGCATCATTGCGATGCTAGGAGAAAAGCGCGGCGTGGTCTTGTTTCAGTTGCCGCCGACGTTTCAGAAAGACGCGGTTTTGCTGGACGACTTCCTCCGAGACGTGCCGATATCGATGCGAGTCGCCTTTGAGTTTCGTCATGCCTCGTGGTTTGACGACGCGGTTTTCCAGACGCTGCGCTCGCACAATGCCGCGCTTTGCATCGCGGAGAGCGCCGATCTTTCCACGCCGCCCGAGGTCACGGCAGACTTCGGTTATCTGCGTTTACGGCGCGAGGATTATACGACGACGGACATCCGGAAATGGGCGGAGACGATTCAAAAAACCAGCTCGCAGTGGAGTGAGGCTTTTATCTATTTCAAGCACGAGGAAAGCGGAGTCGGGCCGAAGTTTGCTCGGCAGATGATCGGGATGTTAGTCGAGTCCTAGGTTTTCACCTGATCGTGGGTCAGGCGGCGGATGGAAGCCGTCCAATGGCGGCGGCGAGTGCGTAGTTCCTTTTACCATGAGCACACTCGAAGATCCGCGCGAACTCTACCCGAAACCGCCCTTTTCCAAGGCTAAACAACCCCCTCCCGGCAGCGAAGAGGCGATGGATCCACCCGCCGATCACGGCGAATCCACCTATCGAGGCACGGGCCGATTGGAGGGCCGCAAAGCTCTCGTCACCGGGGCCGACAGCGGGATCGGACGCGCGGTGGCGATTGCCTTTGCCCGCGAGGGAGCCGACGTGGCGATTGCCTATCTGGAGGAGGACGACGACGCGCGGGAAACCGGGCGGCTGGTGCGCGAGGCCGGCCGCGAGGCGGTGCTGGTGCGAGGTGATCTGGAGTCGCCGGAGGATTGCCAGCGAATCGCCGAGGAGTCGCTCGAAGCCCTGGGCTGCATCGATATTTTGGTGAACAACGCCGCGTATCAGAGGACGTATTCCAAATTGGAGGAAATCCCCGACGACGAGTTTGAGCGGCATTTCGCGGTGAATATTTTTGGGATGTTTCGCCTCTGTAAACGCCTCCTCCCGCAGATGCCAGCGGGCGGCGTGGTCATCAACACCGCGTCGATTCAGTCCGTCGATCCGAGTGAGAATCTACTCCCTTACGCTGCGACCAAGGCTGCGATTGCGAGCTTCACGAAATCCCTCGCGTCACTCGCCATGAAGCAGGGCGTGCGGGTGAATGCGGTTGCACCCGGACCCGTCTGGACGCCGCTTATTCCCTCGACGATGCCGGCGGAAAAGGCGAGCCAGTTTGGGGCGAACACCATCTTCGAGCGGCCCGGCCAGCCTGCGGAAATGGCTCCGATCTTTGTCTTTCTCGCGAGCAACGAGGCCAGCTACGTCTCCGGCGAAATCTACGGAGCCACGGGCGCTCAGATGCCGATCTAACTCGAAATCTACAGCCGTCGTCGGGGCTAAAAACGATTTCGGGTTATGAGAGCCCTCTGGAAAGGTGCCATTAGTTTTGGCCTGGTCACCATCCCGGTGTCGCTCTATCCGGCGACGCGCCGGGAGGAGTTGAAGTTCAAGTTGCTGCGCTCCAGCGACCTCAGCCCGGTCAGTTATAAACGGGTCGCGGAAGCCGATGGCAAAGAGGTGCCGTGGGATCAAATCGTGAAGGGCTACGAGCACGAGAAAGGGAAATTCGTCGTCATCAAGGACGAGGATTTTGCCCGCGTGGATGTCGAGGCGACGCAGACGGTGGACATCATGAACTTCGTAAAAATCGAAGACGTGAACCCGCTGCTTTTCTACAAACCCTACTTTCTCGAAGCGGGCAAAGGCGGCGATAAAGCCTACGTGCTCCTGCGCGACGCCCTCGTCGAGTCGGGTAAGATCGCGATCGCAAAAGTGGTCATCCGCACCCGGCAACATCTCGCTGCGGTGAAGCCACAGAAAGCTGGCCTCATGCTGGAACTGATGCATTTTCCGAGCGAACTGGTCGATGTTTCTGAGTTCACCGCGCCCGCTGAGAAGAGTGTGGGGAAGGCCGAAATGCAAATGGCCCAGCAGCTCATTACCAGCATGACGACCGAGTGGGACCCGGAGGAATACACCGACGAATACCACGAGGCGGTGGAAAAAATGATCGAGGAAAAAATCGAGAAAGGCGACGCTGGCTCGCCTGCCCCGGCGAAAACGAAGCGCCCAACAAACGTGGTCGATCTGGTTTCCGTCTTGCAGCAAAGCATTCAGCAAACCAAGTCCAAGCCGGCCGCGAAAAAGCCTCCGGCAAAGGCTCCCGCGAAACGCAAGAAAGCCGCCTAACGGGACCTCGCGATGTCGCTCAAGGAATACGCCAGAAAACGGAATTTCCAGAAGACGGCTGAGCCCGATGCAACTTCAGCCCCGGCGAAAAAAGGTGGGCACAGGTTCGTCATTCAAAAGCACGCGGCAAGTCGCTTGCACTACGATTTTCGATTGGAAATGGGCGGCACATTGAAGTCTTGGGCGGTGCCGAAAAGGTTGCCCTACGCGAAGGGCGAAAAGCATCTGGCCGTGCATGTGGAGGATCATCCGATCGCCTACATCGACTTCGAGGGGACGATTCCGAAGGGGCAATATGGCGGCGGAACGGTGATGGTTTGGGACCAGGGAACGTTCGAGCCGATCATGACTGAGAACGCCGAAAAGGAACTCGCCGGGGGCAAGTTGCATTTCATTCTGAGTGGTCAAAAACTGCAGGGAGAATGGTATCTCGTTCGCCTGCGCGACGGCGACGAATGGCTCATGATCAAGGGCGGCGAGGACCTGAAACCGCTCTCGAAGAAGCTCGACGACACGTCCGTTCTCTCCGGAAAAAACATGGAGGAACTCTCCCATGGCGACCGGATCTGGCAGTCGAAGGAGACTTCCACCGCAAACGTGCCAGTAAAGAAAAAAGCCGCAAAAGCTGCCAAGGCCGCGCCGTTACCGAAGTTCGTCGAGCCGATGAAAGCCCGGCTCGCCGCCGCCGCGCCACATGGAGATTGGGCGTATGAAATCAAGTTCGACGGCTGGCGCGCGCTGGCATTGAAAGGCGGGAGTCAGACCCGGCTCCTCTCGCGCAACGAAAAAGACCTTGGCGCGAAGTTCCCCGAGATTATGGAATCCGTTGCCGCGCTCGATGCGCAGGACGCGATCATCGACGGCGAAA includes the following:
- a CDS encoding branched-chain amino acid ABC transporter permease, which translates into the protein MLEFLQQLINGLAQGSIYALIALGYTMVFGVLRFINFAHGDVYMLGAFAGFYIGPKMLRLFGDQPGYGVLISMLLVTMILCALIGIGIEWLCYRPLRNRPKLTVLITAIGVSLFLENGGQFLFGADPKSFPEILTDRYISLPETWGRISELGIQLSAAISMLVTVILLFGLRHIVLHTKMGMAMRALSFNPVAASLMGINNSVVIAFTFGLGSALAGAAGILTSIQQPSIDPLMGISAGLKAFVAAVLGGIGNLPGAALGGILIGVIETMVVGYISPTYRDAIVFGVLILILLLKPTGLLGASEQEKV
- a CDS encoding ABC transporter substrate-binding protein, with protein sequence MKTLLLSMLATAGLAASLFAADEIVVGEFASLTGGNASFGQSSHKGTQLAVDEINATGGLLGKKIKLITEDDQSTAGQPATIVQKFISQDKVIAVLGEVASSKSLEAAPICQQNKIPMISPASTNPKVTEVGDYIFRVCFIDPFQGTVMAKFAQSKGWKRVAVLTDVKQDYSVGLAKFFVEGFKKNGGEIVKEQSYSTGDKDFKAQLTSMKSLKPEAIFLPGYYGEVSLIAKQAKLLGLKCPLLGGDGWVGDSLLKVAGNSLDGSFFSCHFSAQDKSPVVQSFVEKFKAKNGAVPDDMAALGYDSAMILAEAIKKAGTTDGDKLREAIAATKDHPGITGSITLDEQRNARKPAVILKIADGGFQFEQAVAP
- a CDS encoding aldo/keto reductase — its product is MITDNPATDIRSSVTLATGAAMPMLGFGTWKMKPDGEAQTAVRIALELGYRHIDTAAAYENEDGVGEGIRDSGIPRGEIFLTTKVWNDDIRGGTEAVLKAADDSLRLLGTDYVDLLLLHWPIPTADAAAWRAMETLLADGRARAIGVCNYMPDQLESFLTRIDTPPMVNQVEFHPYLTQPELLALNRRHGIVQEAWSPIMQGTVKDVPELRAIADAHGKSPSQIVLRWDLQQGVVTIPKSSNAGRIQENTDLYDFELSSSEMEAISALNCGKRFGPDPHHFGF
- a CDS encoding DUF72 domain-containing protein, with the translated sequence MKHWIGTSGFQYPEWKGTFYPETMPVSKMLPFYAERFSTTEINYSFRRIPSPKTIQGWSDATPARFKFSLKAPQKVTHFAKLRDSADTLNYFESIIAMLGEKRGVVLFQLPPTFQKDAVLLDDFLRDVPISMRVAFEFRHASWFDDAVFQTLRSHNAALCIAESADLSTPPEVTADFGYLRLRREDYTTTDIRKWAETIQKTSSQWSEAFIYFKHEESGVGPKFARQMIGMLVES
- a CDS encoding SDR family oxidoreductase; the protein is MSTLEDPRELYPKPPFSKAKQPPPGSEEAMDPPADHGESTYRGTGRLEGRKALVTGADSGIGRAVAIAFAREGADVAIAYLEEDDDARETGRLVREAGREAVLVRGDLESPEDCQRIAEESLEALGCIDILVNNAAYQRTYSKLEEIPDDEFERHFAVNIFGMFRLCKRLLPQMPAGGVVINTASIQSVDPSENLLPYAATKAAIASFTKSLASLAMKQGVRVNAVAPGPVWTPLIPSTMPAEKASQFGANTIFERPGQPAEMAPIFVFLASNEASYVSGEIYGATGAQMPI
- a CDS encoding Ku protein — its product is MRALWKGAISFGLVTIPVSLYPATRREELKFKLLRSSDLSPVSYKRVAEADGKEVPWDQIVKGYEHEKGKFVVIKDEDFARVDVEATQTVDIMNFVKIEDVNPLLFYKPYFLEAGKGGDKAYVLLRDALVESGKIAIAKVVIRTRQHLAAVKPQKAGLMLELMHFPSELVDVSEFTAPAEKSVGKAEMQMAQQLITSMTTEWDPEEYTDEYHEAVEKMIEEKIEKGDAGSPAPAKTKRPTNVVDLVSVLQQSIQQTKSKPAAKKPPAKAPAKRKKAA
- the ligD gene encoding non-homologous end-joining DNA ligase — translated: MSLKEYARKRNFQKTAEPDATSAPAKKGGHRFVIQKHAASRLHYDFRLEMGGTLKSWAVPKRLPYAKGEKHLAVHVEDHPIAYIDFEGTIPKGQYGGGTVMVWDQGTFEPIMTENAEKELAGGKLHFILSGQKLQGEWYLVRLRDGDEWLMIKGGEDLKPLSKKLDDTSVLSGKNMEELSHGDRIWQSKETSTANVPVKKKAAKAAKAAPLPKFVEPMKARLAAAAPHGDWAYEIKFDGWRALALKGGSQTRLLSRNEKDLGAKFPEIMESVAALDAQDAIIDGEIVALDEQGRSSFQLLQAYDMGEERPQIFFYVFDLLQLNGRDLRGLPLAERKTQLEKLITDAPGVIRFSASLGSDAAPLLVQAKKLGLEGLIGKKADSVYESGHRSGAWIKLKLVLEQEFVIGGYTEPAGTRKNFGALLVGFHKNGKLTYASKVGTGFNAKLLRSLHATFQKIASEDCPFVNLPEKRASKWGQTITASEMKRCHWVEPVIVCQIKFSEWTRDEHLRQPVFLGLRDDKKASEVIREKAT